The genomic DNA AACTGGTGCATTATTTGGTATGTTATCCGTAATTTTTGGTGCTTTTGGAGCTCATGCTTTAAAAAAAACATTATCTCCTAACCAACTACAAAGCTTTGAAACTGGTGTAAAATACCAAATGTACCATGCTATAGTATTGCTGGTTTTAGGTTTTGGCCAAGGTCCTCAAACACGTGCTATTTATTGGTGCTTTACTTTAGGAATTATACTATTCTCTTTTAGTATTTATGGTTTAGTATTAAGTGATGCTAAAGGAAAAAAGATAAAGATTTTAGGACCAATTACTCCTATTGGAGGTTTATTATTAGTAATAGGATGGTTACTATTATTACTAAATAGTTTTTAAAGTTATTTGGTTTTAAAGCCGTTAAAAGCTTTTGTTTCCATTTCCTTATTTTCATTAATAAAAATCACATACACTTGTAATTCTGGGTGTCTTGCCAAAAAATAACTTAATTTATCAATTCCCATAGCTTGAAAAGCTGTTGCGTAACCATCGGCCATCATACAAGTATCTGTAATTACAGAAACGCTTAAAATATTTGTTTTAGTTGGGTATCCTGTTTTAGGGTTTAAAATATGAGCATAACGATTCCCTAAGGAGTCTGTTTTAAATTTTCTATAAGTTCCAGAGGTTGCCATAGCTTTATCTTTTAACTCAAAAACTACATCGTAACTTTGCGAACCATCAAAATTAGGGTTTTCTATTCCAACTGTCCAACCGCTTTGTTTCTTTATATTTATACCTTTTGTTCTAAGTTCGCCACCTATATTAACCATATAGTTTTTAATGTTTTTACTTTCTAAAAACATACCAATTACATCTACAGCGTAGCCTTTTGCAATGGCATTAAAATCTATAAATGCACCTTTTCTTTTTACAATTTTCTGCTCTACAAGTCCCATTCTATTAAAACCAACAAATTGTTTTAGGCTGTCTATTTTAGTACTATCTAGCTTAGTTGTTGGTTTTTCTGAACCAAAATCCCAAGCATTAACTAATTTACCAATAGTAGGATCTAAAATACCTTCAGTTTCTATATATAGTTTTTTTGATGCTTTAAAGACCTTAGTAAAATGATGATCTACAGTTACAGATTCGTTTCTGTTAATTTTAGAAATATCTGAATCTGCCTGATAATTAGACATAGACTTATTTATAATATTAAAAATGCTATCAAACTGTTTGCTATAATCTTTGCTGGTATTAGTAGCGTAAGTAACATCGTAAAAAGTGCCAAAAACAGAACCAGATAATTTAGTGTTTGTAAGTTCTTTTTTACAAGAGAAAAAAGAGGTGATAATAAGCGTTATAAGTAATGCTCTTTTCATAGTAATAATGCAATTTATGTTTTGAGTAAAGACTATTTTTTAATTAAAATTAGTTTCTAGAACTTGAATACCATTGTACTCAATTAAATAATCTTCGTTTAAATAAAGTGGTAAATCTTCACCATTAGGGTTACCTAAACCAACACCTGCATATAAAACTTTAGCATTGTGCTCTCTAGCATGTTCTTTAAAAGACTCCATCCAAACAACATCATAATTATTTGCGTTATCTGGTAGCATAACAGCTTTTACAATTACAAAAAAGTACTGTTTATTAGCATCCATACATACAAATTGTGGATGCTTTTTTAATTTACTATTTATAGCTATAAATTCGAATCCACGTTTTTCAAGATCTTTTCCAACGTGATTCATTGCTAAATTATGGAGTTCTTGTGGTGTTAAAGCTTTACTCATAAATGCAAAAATATAATATATTTCGCTTTCGCGGAAGAAAACCCAGAATGTAAATTATTTAAATCTTACAAATTTAGAATTATAAAACGTATAATTTGAAACTGGTATAACAGCATTCATTTTTAAATTATACCAAGGCGAAATTTTAGAGTCTTCTAGGTTTTTAACAAGATGAACACTTTGTGCAGGTGTATTACCTTGAATTAGCAAAAAAAGCTTTTCGTTTTTATTATTTATAGCTTCATCTGCCAACATAACAATATGTCCTGGACTTCCACCAATAATAAGCATATCTCCTATTTTTAGTTCTTTAATATTAGTTATAGGCTCTAATTCCTGCGATAATGATAGCGTTCCCGAATACATATAAATTAAATTTAGGTACTTATAGAAGTTACTTTTAGAGTAATTAGCTGTTGCTGTTTTGCTAAATGTTACTTTATTACCACTAACTTTTGGTCTGTATCCTTTAGCATATTCAATCCAAGAGCAATAATGTCCTGAAGTGAAATTAAAGCCTATTTCGTCTTGCCTATTTGCATCCCATAGGTATTCGCTTCTAATTCTTATTAAAGCATCTGCGCATTGCTGCAAACCGTTTTTAGGAACTGGTAAATCTAGAATACCAATATGTCCACGTTGCCAATAATATTCGCTATCATCAAAATTAATAATTTTACTCCCAAAGGGTTTTAAATTATAATTTTGAAGATACTCTTGAAAAGAGCCTTTTTTATATAAAATACGTTTATAACCGTTTGGCAATTTAACTCTAGACTTTATAGTTAAACTATCTTTATTAATTAAATCTGCATGACTAACTATAGATTTTGAAATATATGTTACAGTCTGCTTTACAGGTTTAAAGTAAAAACCTAATAGTATAAACACAAGAACTAGAATAATAGCGAATAAATATTTCTTCATACGTTTATTAAAACGAAAAAACCCAACACTTTCGTATTGGGTTTTATTATTTTAATTGAAGATTAACCTCCAAAGTCATCAAATCTAATATTCTCATCTGGAATACCAAAGTCTTCTCCCATTTTTTGAACTGCTTGGTTCATTAATGGTGGACCACAGAAATATAATTCTATATCCTCTGGTGTTTCATGGTGATTTAAGTAGTTATCAATAACACAATTGTGAACGAAACCTACAAAACCATCTCCAGGTGCATCAATATTTTCTTTTACTTTCCAGTTATCTTCTGGTAAAGGTTCAGATAATGCTAAATAAAACTTGAAGTTAGGGAAATCTTTTTCTAATTGATAGAAGTGATCTAAATAGAATAATTCTCGTTTAGAACGACCACCGTACCAATAAGTAACTTTTCTTCCTGTTTTTAAAGTTTTGAATAAGTGGTATAAGTGAGAACGCATTGGCGCCATACCTGCTCCACCACCAACATAAAGCATTTCTGCATCACTTTCGTTGATAAAGAATTCACCGTAAGGACCAGAAATAGTTACTTTATCTCCTGGTTTTTGGTTAAATATGTAAGATGAAGCTACACCTGGATTTACATCCATCCAACCGCCTTTAGCACGATCAAAAGGTGGTGTTGCAATACGTACATTTAACATAATCTCACGACCTTCTGCAGGATAAGAAGCCATTGAATAAGCTCTTTCTACAGTTTCTGTGTTTTTCATTACTAATGGCCATAATTTAAACTTATCCCATTCAGCTTGAAATTTATCTGGTGTTTCATGCTCTTCTGGGTGTGCAGTAATGTCCATATCTTCGAACTTTACAGTACACTCTGGAATTTCAATTTGAATATATCCACCAGCTTTATATCCCATATCTTCTGGGATTTCAACTACAAATTCTTTAATAAAAGAGGCAACATTATAATTACGTACAACGGTTGCTTCCCATTTTTTAATTCCAAATACTTCTTCTGGAATTGTAATTTCCATGTCTTGCTTTACTTTAACTTGGCAAGATAAACGAGCTCCATGTGCTAATTCTTTTCTAGAAAAGTGAGGTGTTTCTGTTGGTAAAGCTTCTCCTCCACCAGATAATACGTGACACTCACATTGTATACAAGTTCCACCACCACCACAAGCAGATGGTAAAAATATTTTATTACTTCCTAATGTAGATAATAATGTACCTCCAGAAGCGACTTCTATTTCTCTTTCACCATTAATCATAATCTTTACTGGACCAGATGGTGACAATTTTTGTTTAACGAATAGTAATAAACTTACTAGTATTAATGCGATAATTAAAAACGCTACTACCGTTGTAATTACTGTTCCTAATGTTCCTGCTGCTAAAATCATATTACTCAACTATTTTAGTGTTTTCAGCTAATTTCTTAGCGTCTTCAGTTTTTACTTGCTCAACTTTTGCTGTTGGCTCTTCTGTTGTAGGTTCTCCTTCTTCATCACCACCAGTTAACATTCCTCCAAAACTTAAAAATCCTATTCCCATTAAACCTGTAATGATAAAAGTTATTCCTAACCCTCTTAAAGGTGCTGGAACGTTAGAATATCTAATTTTCTCACGAATGGCAGCAATAGCTAATATTGCTAAAAACCATCCTATACCAGAAGATACACCATAGTTTACTGCTAATCCAAATGTTTCTATTTCACGAGATTGCATAAATAAAGAACCACCTAAAATGGCACAGTTTACTGCAATTAGAGGTAAGAAAATACCAAGTGAGTTATATAATGATGGTGAAAATTTCTCTACTACTATTTCTACTAACTGAACCATTGTTGCAATGGTAGCAATAAACATAATAAATGAAAGGAAACTTAAATCGTAATCTGCAAATTCTGCGCCTAACCATTTTAATGCTCCAGGTTGTAATAAGTATTGATCTAATAACCAGTTTAATGGTACTGTTATAGCTAATACAAATATTACTGCTGCACCAAGTCCAACTGCTGTAGCTACTTTTTTAGATACGGCTAAGTATGAACACATACCTAAGAAAACCGCAAACACCATATTGTCAATAAAAATTGACTTGAAAAATAATTCGATGTGCTCTATCATTGTCTTTTATTTTTTATAACTAAAAAGGATATTAATCCTCGATTAAGTCTTTGTTTCTACTTCGTTGTACCCAGATAATCAATCCTACAATTATTAATGCCATTGGAGGCATTAACATAAATCCATTGTTTTCATAACCTATAGAATATACTCCAGTTTTTTCGATTGGGTCTCCTAATACCGGAATACCAAATAAAGTTCCTGAACCTAAAAGTTCTCTAAAGAATCCTACAATAATTAAAATTACGGCATAACCTAAAGCATTACCAATACCATCTAAAAATGATTTCCAAGGACCGTTACCTAAAGCAAATGCTTCAAAACGTCCCATAATAATACAGTTGGTAATTATTAAACCAATAAATACAGAAAGTGTTTTACTTAACTCAAAAGCAAAAGCTTTTAATACTTGGTCAACAATAATTACTAAAGCTGCTACAACAATAAGTTGTACAATAATTCTAATTTTTGATGGTATAATATTACGCATTAAAGAAATTACTACGTTACCAACACCTAATACAAATAACACAGCGATTCCCATTACTAAAGAAGCTTTTAGCTCTGCAGTAATTGCTAATGCAGAACAAATACCTAATACTTGAATAGTAATTGGGTTATTATCTGCTAACGGATCTGTGATTAACTTTGCGTCTTTTTTTGAAAGTAGTCCCATGTTACTCGTTATTGTTTTTTAAGTTCATAAAGTATGGCAAATACAATTTTAAATCTTTCTTTATCATTGCAGATACGCCATCTCCTGTAATAGTTGCTCCTGCTAAGGCATCAACTTCGTAATCGTCTTTAATTTCATTTTTAGGGTCGTTATTACCTTTTGCTACAGTAATACCTTTAAATACTCCTGCATCTGTAAGTAATTTTTCTCCATAAAAATCGTCCATAAAGTAACGTTGCTTAATGTTCGCTCCTAATCCTGGAGTTTCTCCTGCGTGGTCAAAAAATGTACCTTGCACAACCATATCTTTATCTAGTGCTACATAGCCCCAAATAGCATCCCAAAGTCCTTTTCCTCTAATAGGTGCAACGTATAATTTTTTTCCGTTGTTTTCTCCAATAAATAAAGGTAAGTATCTAGATTTACCTTCTTTTACTCTGGTTTGTTGTTTTTTAACATCTATTAAGTAAGGCTCAATACCTTTATCTGCATCTGTTGAATTTTTGAAGTCTTCACCAGTAATTTCGTTTAAAATTTTACCATCTTTAACTTCTAAAACTATTTGCTCTGATACTTTAGCTGTAAATTCTTGAGCGACCTTATCTGTAGAAACAAATGTGATATCACCATCACCTTCATTTCCATTTATTCCCATAGCATACAGTATATTCTGCTGCTTTTCCATTCTTTTATTTTCATCAATATTAGGTTTTAAAGACGCTGCTGTAAAAGCTAATAAAGAACCTACTACAACTACCATTGCTATTGCAAATATGATAGTGTACGAATTTTTTTCTGTGTTAACTGCCATAATTATGCTGTTTTAACTTTTAAACGTTTCATTCTACGTTTTACGTTTCCTTGAATCACGTAATGATCAATAGTTGGTGCGAAGACGTTCATTAATAAAATCGCTAAAAACACTCCTTCTGGATACGCTGGATTAAATACTCTAATCATGATTGAAATAAACCCAATTAAAAAGCCGTAAATCCATTTTCCTTTATTTGTTTGTGAAGCTGTAACTGGATCTGTTGCCATGTATACTGCACCAAATAAAATACTACCAATTATTAAATGTTGCCAAAATGGTACATTCATTAAACCATAGAATTTACTTGATTCTCCAATCCACTCTGCTGATACAACACCATTAAATATTAAGCCCATAGTTAATGCACCTATTAATGTTGACACTATAATTCTCCAGCTTCCTACTTTTGTGAAGATTAAAAATAAAGCTCCAATAATTATTAATAGTTTTGAAGTTTCACCTATTGATCCTGGTATAAAACCAAAAAACATATCCATGATATCTATATTAGGTAGTGTTGTGCCTTGCGCATAAGCTCCTAATAATGTTTCTCCTGAAATCGCATCTGGAGTTCCTGCTAATTCTGTTGCTTTGTGAACCCATACTTTATCTCCAGACATCCAAGTTGGATATGCAAAGAATAAAAATGCACGAATGGTTAATGCAGGATTAAGAATATTCATTCCTGTTCCTCCAAACACTTCTTTTCCTATAACTACACCAAAAATAACTGCTACTGATAACATCCATAACGGGATATCTACAGGTACAATTAATGGCACTAACATTCCTGTTACAAGATAACCTTCTTCTACTTCGTGACCTTTTATAACTGCAAAAATAAATTCTACAATTAAACCTACACCGTAAGAAACTATTACTAAAGGTAAAACCGTCCAGGCTCCTATTACAAAATTATCCCATGTAAGGAAATTTCCAAATAAAGAAGCTTCTCTAGTAATTCCAGCAGCAGCATCTATAGCAGCATAATGTTGGTAACCAGCGTTAAATATACCAAAGATTAAACATGGTACTAATGCCATGATTACTATGTTCATAGTACGTTTTAAATCATCGGCTGCCTTAATATGAGTTCCATTATGTGTTGTCTCATTTGGCAAATACAAAAAAGTATGAATTGCGTTAAACGCAGGCGCCATTTTAGTGCCTTTATACTTTTCTTTTAAGTTGTGTAAATTACTTTTTAAACCCATTATCCTATTTCTTTAAGCATTAAGTCTAAACCTTTTCTAATTATATCTTGATGTGGTTGCTTAGACACACAAACAAATTCTGTTAAGGCGAAATCTTCTGGTGCAACTTCGTACATACCTAAAGCTTCCATTTCATCTAAATCTTGATACATACATGCTTTTAATATTTGCAATGGGTATATATCTAAAGGAAAAACTTCTTCATAAGTTCCTGTAGTTACAAATGCACGATGCTCACCGTTTGTATTTGTATTTAAAGCAAATTCTTTTTTAGGTGTTAACCATGAAAAAGTTAATGCTCTAGAGGTAGATACTTTATTAAAAATTGGTTTGTTCCATCCAAAAAATTCATAATCATCTCCTTCTGGGATTACAGATATTACATTACTGTAATAGTCTAAATTACCATCTGGTTTTATTTTTTTTCCGGTTAAAACGTTTCCTGAAATAATTCTATCGTTTCCGTCTTTATCAACACCATTATCATAAACCATAGTTGCGATTTCGCTTCCTATTTTAGTTTTAAAATAACGTGGTTTTTTAACCGATGATCCTGCTAATGCAACAATACGTTCTGCGTTAAATTTACCTGTTAATAATAACTCCCCAATAATAACTAAATCTTGAGCAGCAACAGTCCAAACTGTTTCTCCCTTATTTATTGGGCTAACTTTATTTATTAACGTTCCAACATTTCCTGCTGGATGAGGACCAGACACTTTGTGTACAGTAACTCCAGACAATCCTGCTAATGGCGAATTACCGCTTTTTCCTACACCAATGTGTACATTACCTTCCGTTAATTTAGCTAAAGCTGTAACTGCTGCCTGCAATTCTGCTTCTTTTCCTGCTAAAGTATAATCCAAATCTGCAGCTAATGGCGCACTTGCATAACCAGAAATAAAAATTGCTTTTGGAGCAACACCTGGATTTGCAACAACATCATAAGGACGCTGCTTTACAAAAGCCCAACATCCTGAAGCTAATAATTTTGCTTTAATATCTTCTGCTTTTGCAGAATCTACGTTTAAAGCTCCAAAATCTTCAAAAGATTGTTCTTTGTCTGCTTGAATTTTTATTGAAAGAATTTTACGTTTTTCTCCACGTGCTATCTCGATAACCTCCCCAGAAACTGGCGAAGCAAATTTTACGTCTTCATTGGATTTATCAAAAAATAAAGCTTGTCCGGCTTTAACTTTTGCTCCAACTTTAACAGATAATTTTGGAATTACACTGTGAAAATCTTCTGGTCTAACTGTATAAAAGTTGCTTACTATAGCGTTTTCTGTCGCTTTTTCTGCAGCTCCTTTAAGTTTTATATCAAGACCTTTTTTAATCTTAATGTCTTTTGACATGCGTATAAATCTATTTGTTAATAGTTTAGCTATATGATTTTATGATGGTAAAAAATCGGTGCAAAAATACGAATTAATAATAAAATTTCTTCCCATTATAGCATACAGATAATCTATTTATAATTATTCTAAATAAGGTTCTGCTATTAGGCATAGATTTTGATTATATTTACCACTTGAAAACCCTTATAAATGGCACTTAAAACTAATATTTCTCTAATAATTTTATTTATTACTACTGTGACTTTCTCTCAAGTCCAAGAAATAAGTCCTACCCAAGAGATAAAAAGCATAACTTTTAAAGGCGATACACCAGAAAGCCAATTACCAATATTAAAACTTGGAGAATATCTAATATTAGAGTTTGATGTTTTAAATGGTAATGAAGATGATTATTATTACGAAATTAAACATTATAATTTTGATTGGACACCTTCTGTTTTAATGCAAGCTGAATACCTTAAAGGATTTAATGAACAGCGTATTAGAGAATGGGACAACTCGTTTAACACCTATCAGATTTACTCACACTACACATTAACAATACCAAATGAACAAACAAGAGGCTTAACAAAATCCGGAAACTACCTTATTACTGTTTACAACGAAAATGATGAAATTGAATTTACAAGAAAGTTTATGATTTATGAAGAACTTGCAGATGTTGGCGTATCTATAAAACGTTCTCGTGATGTTTCAGAAATTGAAAACAAACAATCGGTAGATTTTGTAATTAATACCAATAAAATCAACTTTAACAACCCTAAAGAAAATATTAAAACTGTAGTAATTCAAAACAACAATCTAAATACTGCAATTACTAATTTAAAACCGCAATATATTTTAGGAAACGAGCTGCAATACCGTTACACGAAAGCCTCAAGTTTTTATGCTGGAAATGAGTATTTCTATTTTGAAAACAAAGACTTAAGAGGCGCCAATACAGGCGTTCAATTTATTAGACTAAATGAACTTTACAATAGTTACCTCTATTTTAATGTACCACGTAAAAACCAGCCATATACTTATAATCCAGACATTAATGGAAACTTTTTAATTACTGCTTTAGATACAGATACTCCAGAAACTCATGCCGATTATGCAAAGGTTCATTTTGGACTTAAAACAAATGAATTGCTAAACGGAGACACAGTGCATGTTTTTGGGAATTTTAATAATTATGCGGTAAATAAAAGCACACAAATGACTTATGAAACAGAATCTCAAACTTACCAATTACCAATTATACTAAAACAAGGATTTTATAGTTATAAATTTGTAATTAAAAAACCAGATGGTACAATTGATGAAAATGCTTTTTCTGGAAACTTTTATCAAACTGAAAACGATTACAAAGTTTTAGTCTATTATAGAGACCTTGGCGCTCGATATGATAGATTAATTGGAGTTGGACAAGGCAACTCTGTAAACATTACAAATTAATAGCGACAAATCTGTTAATATTAAGATATATAAGCAATTAAGCTTTAAAAATGTTTTAAAATTTAGTATTTTAGCAAAAGTATTGCAAATAAAAAAATGGTACAACAAGTTACAAGAGGCATAAAAATTTCAGTAGAAACTAATTTTGAAGGCACTTTTTATAAAAATTATAAAATACATTATGCCTTTGGATATAAAGTTACAATTGAAAACCAGAGTAAAGACTCTGTACAACTTAATGCCAGACATTGGACTATACTTGATGCTTTAAACAATATCGAAACTGTAAGTGGCGAAGGTGTTATTGGTAAAAAACCAGTTTTAAAACCAGGTGAATCTCACACTTACAATTCTGGCTGTTTACTTACATCTCCTTTTGGTGCTATGCAAGGCCATTACAGCATGATAAACTTTACAACAACTAAAAAGTTTGATGTTGCTATACCAACTTTTAAATTAAGCGCTCCTTTTGCTATTAATTAAATTTCTGTTTCTTTATTTTTCAGCTTTTCTATTAAACCTATATTTCTTTCCGTTTTGTTCTACGTGAAAAAAACTACAGTTAGAATAGTGAATAATCTGATAAGGTTTTTTATAATTAAATTGAGAGTCTTCAGCTAAAAAAATCGCATCGCAATCTATATTTCCATATGGAGAAATACGGCGGTACCGGTATTCGTTTTCTATAGCTGTTTTATGTATTTCATACCATGCACCAGCTGCTATTCCAGACAACCATTGCGCATTTTTATGAAGACCATCAACTTTTCTAGGCTTTAAAGTGCCTTCATGATTTGGAATATAATCTTGCAACCTATCTAAGAAGTTTTTTAAATTTTCTCTTTTTTGAGAACCTTTATACGCTGTAATTTCTCCAATCTCTGAAACCTCAAAAACACAATCTCCTGTATTTGCTAATAAAACATTACCAACAGTACTTGGTGTAAACCATTTTGACTGCTGTAAAGCTTTTTTAATTTTTGAATGTGTTACAGAAGCAATTAAACTATCGGTTACAAAACGAGCACAATTACAAGCTTCTTTTTTAAAAGCAGCATAATAAATAAAACCTCGGTTTTGCATTTTTGTAATATGAAGCCTTGCCTTTTTATAATTTATTTGGTCGCAAACTGAAGCTATTAATCTTCCATCACCATGTGTGATTTTAGGTTTTGTAGCAAGAAACTTTAAAATAGCATCTAAATTTTCAATCTTATCGTTTTTAATTGCTGCTTTAAATGGAAAATGCAGTTCGTTATCTGTAAATCGTCCTCTAACTCTTCCGTTTGGTTCTGGCGTAATATATCTACCAAAATCATGATATTCCAAAACACCTGTTTCTTTATCTATTAAAACTAAGGCTGCATGACCTGCACGAACACTTGTTTTACTTCCTATTCCAAGAAACCTTAAATATGGTGAGTACCATTCTTCAGCATGCGATACAATTGTATCTGGATAGGCTAAGGTTAGAATTATTCCTGTATTCTCTTTAGCGTTACCCATTTATAGTTTCAGATAAATTAAAATTTTTAACCGTAACCTCTTTTGTGTTTAAATTATTAAAACGCATTCCAAGTTTAGTATCGGTTTTTTCAATTTGTGTTATACTTGTTGTTTTAACAAAACCGCGATCCATTACAACACCAAAATCATTGTTTCCTTTTCCTGCTGTTTTATGAAATTTTAATAATGTAGATGCTTCTAATTCATTTTCAGCTTTAAAAACATTAAACCAATCGCGTCTAGCTTGTTTTTTATCTTCGGTATACAACGTTGTTGAAGACCATATTTTTGTTGCTAGTGGTAGTTGCTGAAAATGCTTTTGGGTTTCATCCCAGACCAGTTCATAAAATTTTAAATTGGTATTCCAGTCGGCAATCACAATTGTAAATGGCTCAATACCATTAAAATTATATGATGCTATTGTTGCCTCTATGGCATCTGTTGTTAATAAATCTGTCACCACAACACCTCTACTTTGCCTATATGTTGGTTTTCTTTTATGTAATTTAAAACCACCATTAAGCAAACAAACAACTCTGTTTTTCTCACTTGCACCAATCCAACTTCCACCAGATTGCTGGTCTTTTGGCATTAATAACTCTGCATTATTAATAGAATAAAAATCTGGTGACAAAGCAACTCGACTTGGCGCTTCGTCTCTATTAGAAGTTAGTACAAAATCATTATTACCTTTATAAAAAATACTTACTGTACACATAAATAGTATAGTCCTAAATTGATGTAGCAACTTACAAAAAAATAAGAATTCTTTGGCATTTGCCTGAGAAAGAAATCGTTTAAAATTCCTTAACTTTGATGCTTTAAAATTTTAGACAACTAAAAACAACTAGATTTTCACTTTCGTGGAAACAAAAAATTAATTTTATATGGGAAAAGGATTTTTTAATGTGCCAATTGCAGTTAACGAACCTGTAAGAGCTTACGAGCCAGGATGCGAACATCGTGAAGCTATTTCTAAAGCATATCAAGAAATGTACAGTAGCGTTTTAGACGTACCAATGTACATTAATGGAAAAGATGTTAAAACTGGTGACACTAAACCAATGTCTCCACCGCACGATCATCAACATGTTGTTGGACACTATCATTTAGCAAAAAAATCTCACGTTGAAGAAGCAATTTCTACTGCTTTAGAAGCAAGGGAATCTTGGGCAAATACACCTTGGGAACATAGAGCTGGCATCTTTTTAAAAGCTGCCGAATTAATTGCCGGACCATACAGAGCTAGAATTAATGCTGCTACTATGATGGCGCAATCTAAAACAATACACCAAGCAGAAATTGATGCTGCTTGTGAGTTAATAGATTTTTTACGTTTTAACGTACAGTACATGACAGATATGTACCATGAGCAACCAGAAAGTACAAGTGGCGCATGGAATCGTTTAGAATACAGACCTCTTGAAGGATTTACTTACGCAGTATCGCCTTTTAACTTTACAGCTATTGCAGGAAAC from Lacinutrix sp. 5H-3-7-4 includes the following:
- a CDS encoding NADH:ubiquinone reductase (Na(+)-transporting) subunit B — protein: MGLKSNLHNLKEKYKGTKMAPAFNAIHTFLYLPNETTHNGTHIKAADDLKRTMNIVIMALVPCLIFGIFNAGYQHYAAIDAAAGITREASLFGNFLTWDNFVIGAWTVLPLVIVSYGVGLIVEFIFAVIKGHEVEEGYLVTGMLVPLIVPVDIPLWMLSVAVIFGVVIGKEVFGGTGMNILNPALTIRAFLFFAYPTWMSGDKVWVHKATELAGTPDAISGETLLGAYAQGTTLPNIDIMDMFFGFIPGSIGETSKLLIIIGALFLIFTKVGSWRIIVSTLIGALTMGLIFNGVVSAEWIGESSKFYGLMNVPFWQHLIIGSILFGAVYMATDPVTASQTNKGKWIYGFLIGFISIMIRVFNPAYPEGVFLAILLMNVFAPTIDHYVIQGNVKRRMKRLKVKTA
- a CDS encoding Na(+)-translocating NADH-quinone reductase subunit A, translating into MSKDIKIKKGLDIKLKGAAEKATENAIVSNFYTVRPEDFHSVIPKLSVKVGAKVKAGQALFFDKSNEDVKFASPVSGEVIEIARGEKRKILSIKIQADKEQSFEDFGALNVDSAKAEDIKAKLLASGCWAFVKQRPYDVVANPGVAPKAIFISGYASAPLAADLDYTLAGKEAELQAAVTALAKLTEGNVHIGVGKSGNSPLAGLSGVTVHKVSGPHPAGNVGTLINKVSPINKGETVWTVAAQDLVIIGELLLTGKFNAERIVALAGSSVKKPRYFKTKIGSEIATMVYDNGVDKDGNDRIISGNVLTGKKIKPDGNLDYYSNVISVIPEGDDYEFFGWNKPIFNKVSTSRALTFSWLTPKKEFALNTNTNGEHRAFVTTGTYEEVFPLDIYPLQILKACMYQDLDEMEALGMYEVAPEDFALTEFVCVSKQPHQDIIRKGLDLMLKEIG
- a CDS encoding DUF5103 domain-containing protein; the encoded protein is MALKTNISLIILFITTVTFSQVQEISPTQEIKSITFKGDTPESQLPILKLGEYLILEFDVLNGNEDDYYYEIKHYNFDWTPSVLMQAEYLKGFNEQRIREWDNSFNTYQIYSHYTLTIPNEQTRGLTKSGNYLITVYNENDEIEFTRKFMIYEELADVGVSIKRSRDVSEIENKQSVDFVINTNKINFNNPKENIKTVVIQNNNLNTAITNLKPQYILGNELQYRYTKASSFYAGNEYFYFENKDLRGANTGVQFIRLNELYNSYLYFNVPRKNQPYTYNPDINGNFLITALDTDTPETHADYAKVHFGLKTNELLNGDTVHVFGNFNNYAVNKSTQMTYETESQTYQLPIILKQGFYSYKFVIKKPDGTIDENAFSGNFYQTENDYKVLVYYRDLGARYDRLIGVGQGNSVNITN
- the apaG gene encoding Co2+/Mg2+ efflux protein ApaG — protein: MVQQVTRGIKISVETNFEGTFYKNYKIHYAFGYKVTIENQSKDSVQLNARHWTILDALNNIETVSGEGVIGKKPVLKPGESHTYNSGCLLTSPFGAMQGHYSMINFTTTKKFDVAIPTFKLSAPFAIN
- a CDS encoding DUF6695 family protein, whose product is MGNAKENTGIILTLAYPDTIVSHAEEWYSPYLRFLGIGSKTSVRAGHAALVLIDKETGVLEYHDFGRYITPEPNGRVRGRFTDNELHFPFKAAIKNDKIENLDAILKFLATKPKITHGDGRLIASVCDQINYKKARLHITKMQNRGFIYYAAFKKEACNCARFVTDSLIASVTHSKIKKALQQSKWFTPSTVGNVLLANTGDCVFEVSEIGEITAYKGSQKRENLKNFLDRLQDYIPNHEGTLKPRKVDGLHKNAQWLSGIAAGAWYEIHKTAIENEYRYRRISPYGNIDCDAIFLAEDSQFNYKKPYQIIHYSNCSFFHVEQNGKKYRFNRKAEK
- a CDS encoding NRDE family protein, with the translated sequence MCTVSIFYKGNNDFVLTSNRDEAPSRVALSPDFYSINNAELLMPKDQQSGGSWIGASEKNRVVCLLNGGFKLHKRKPTYRQSRGVVVTDLLTTDAIEATIASYNFNGIEPFTIVIADWNTNLKFYELVWDETQKHFQQLPLATKIWSSTTLYTEDKKQARRDWFNVFKAENELEASTLLKFHKTAGKGNNDFGVVMDRGFVKTTSITQIEKTDTKLGMRFNNLNTKEVTVKNFNLSETING